In Gossypium arboreum isolate Shixiya-1 chromosome 6, ASM2569848v2, whole genome shotgun sequence, the following are encoded in one genomic region:
- the LOC108486636 gene encoding LRR receptor-like serine/threonine-protein kinase ERECTA isoform X2: MMALSFCLELVFLVSLLCLNLAFGDSEDGATLLEIKKFFRDVDNVLYDWSDTPSSDYCVWRGVTCDNVTFNVVALNLSDLNLDGEISPAIGDLRDLLSLDLRGNRLSGQIPAEIGDCSSLKSLDLSFNELYGDIPFSISKLKQLEFLILKNNQLIGPIPSTLSQIPNLKVLDLAQNRLSGEIPRLIYWNEVLQYLGLRGNKLVGGLSPDMCQLTGLWYFDVRNNSLTGSIPQNIGNCTAFQVLDLSYNRLTGEIPFNIGFLQVATLSLQGNHLSGKIPSVIGLMQALAVLDLSSNKLNGPIPPILGNLTYTEKLYLHGNKLTGSIPPELGNMSKLHYLELDDNQLTGHIPPELGKLTELFDLNVANNNLEGPLPDNLSSCTNLNSLNVHGNKLNGTIPPAFERLESMTYLNLSSNNIKGSIPIELSRIGNLDTLDISNNEFNGSIPSSLGDLEHLLKLNLNRNHLAGVIPAEFANLRSVMEIDLSNNHLSGVIPREFMQLQNLFSLRLENNNLSGDVMSLVNCLSLTILNVSYNNLAGDIPTSNNFSRFLPDSFIGNPGLCGYCLSSPCHVSHPAEKAVISKAAILGIALGALVILLMILFAACRPHNPTPFPDGSLDKPITYSRPKLVILHMNMALHVYEDIMRMTENLSEKYVIGNGASSTVYKCVLKNCKPVAIKRLYSQYPQCLKEFETELETVGGIKHRNLVCLQGYSLSPSGNLLFYDYMENGSLWDFLHVSTKKKKLSWDMRLRIALGAAQGLAYLHHDCSPRIIHRDVKSSNILLDKDFEAHITDFGIAKSLCISKSHTSTYIMGTIGYIDPEYARTSRLTEKSDVYSYGIVLLELLTGRKPVDNESNLHHLYLYAYQILSKTANNSVMETVDPEITDTCKDLGAVKKVFQLALLCTKRQPSDRPTMHEVTRVVGSLMPLDTPPTKQLASIQLSKVTCYKDEYVNLKTPHLVNCPSMSTSQGSWRGHIS, encoded by the exons ATGATGGCATTGTCATTTTGTTTGGAGTTGGTCTTCTTGGTTTCTCTCTTATGCTTGAATTTGGCTTTTGGGGATTCAGAAGACG GAGCAACACTCTTAGAGATAAAGAAGTTCTTTAGGGATGTGGACAATGTCCTATATGACTGGTCGGATACACCATCTTCAGATTATTGTGTTTGGAGAGGGGTCACTTGCGACAATGTCACCTTCAATGTCGTTGCACT CAACCTATCAGACTTGAATCTTGATGGGGAAATCTCACCAGCCATTGGAGATCTCAGGGATCTTCTGTCTCT TGACCTTAGAGGAAATCGTCTGTCTGGACAAATCCCAGCTGAGATTGGTGATTGTTCATCTTTGAAAAGCCT GGATTTGTCATTTAATGAGTTATATGGAGACATACCGTTTTCAATCTCGAAACTGAAACAACTGGAATTTCT GATTTTGAAAAACAATCAGTTGATCGGACCAATACCTTCAACTCTGTCACAGATTCCAAACTTGAAAGTTTT GGACTTGGCACAAAATAGACTCAGTGGAGAAATTCCGAGGCTAATCTATTGGAATGAAGTGTTACAGTACCT TGGTTTGCGAGGAAACAAACTAGTTGGTGGGCTCTCTCCGGACATGTGCCAGCTAACTGGTTTATGGTACtt TGATGTACGGAACAACAGTTTGACTGGCAGCATTCCTCAGAATATAGGCAACTGTACAGCCTTCCAGGTCTT GGACCTGTCCTACAACCGGCTAACTGGGGAAATTCCATTCAATATTGGGTTCTTGCAAGTAGCTACATT ATCTCTGCAAGGTAATCATCTTTCGGGGAAGATCCCTTCTGTTATTGGTCTGATGCAGGCACTCGCTGTATT GGATTTAAGCAGCAACAAGTTAAATGGACCTATCCCTCCTATTTTGGGGAATCTGACCTACACTGAAAAATT ATATTTGCACGGTAACAAACTGACTGGGTCAATTCCCCCCGAACTGGGAAATATGTCGAAGCTGCACTATTT GGAACTGGATGATAATCAACTTACTGGGCATATTCCACCAGAACTTGGGAAGCTAACTGAGCTATTTGATCT GAATGTTGCTAATAACAACCTTGAAGGACCACTTCCCGATAATCTTAGCTCATGTACAAATCTCAACAGCCT TAATGTCCATGGCAACAAGTTGAATGGAACCATTCCACCTGCTTTTGAAAGGCTAGAGAGTATGACCTATCT AAATCTCTCCTCTAACAATATCAAGGGCTCTATACCAATTGAGCTCTCCCGAATTGGTAATTTAGATACTCT GGACATTTCTAACAACGAATTTAATGGCTCTATTCCTTCATCCCTTGGTGATTTGGAACACCTTCTAAAGCT GAATTTAAATCGGAATCATTTGGCCGGAGTCATTCCAGCAGAATTTGCTAATCTGAGAAGTGTTATGGAGAT AGACCTTTCAAATAATCATTTATCAGGTGTCATTCCTCGGGAATTCATGCAGCTTCAGAATTTGTTCTCATT GAGGCTTGAAAACAACAACTTATCCGGAGATGTGATGTCACTAGTCAACTGCCTTAGTCTTACAATCTT AAATGTGTCTTATAACAACCTTGCTGGTGATATTCCCACAAGCAATAACTTTTCAAGATTCTTGCCAGACAG CTTTATTGGAAATCCCGGGCTTTGTGGCTATTGTCTCTCTTCTCCATGCCATGTGTCTCATCCTGCGGAGAAAG CTGTAATCTCCAAAGCAGCAATCCTAGGCATTGCACTCGGTGCCCTTGTGATTCTTTTGATGATCTTGTTTGCTGCATGTCGCCCGCACAATCCTACGCCTTTTCCAGATGGATCGTTGGATAAGCCAA TTACTTACTCGAGACCAAAATTGGTGATTCTTCACATGAATATGGCACTTCATGTATACGAGGACATCATGAGGATGACTGAGAATTTGAGTGAGAAGTATGTAATTGGCAATGGTGCATCAAGCACGGTCTATAAATGTGTCCTTAAGAATTGCAAGCCAGTTGCCATCAAGAGACTCTATTCGCAGTATCCACAGTGCTTGAAGGAGTTCGAGACAGAACTTGAAACAGTAGGGGGTATTAAACACCGAAATCTGGTCTGTCTTCAAGGATATTCACTCTCCCCTTCCGGGAATCTTCTCTTCTATGATTACATGGAAAATGGCAGTCTTTGGGATTTCCTCCATG TTTCTACCAAGAAGAAAAAGCTTAGTTGGGACATGCGTTTAAGGATAGCACTTGGAGCAGCGCAAGGGTTAGCGTATCTGCATCATGATTGTAGTCCCAGAATCATCCACAGGGATGTCAAGTCATCTAACATTCTGTTGGACAAGGATTTTGAGGCTCATATTACTGATTTTGGCATTGCGAAAAGCTTATGCATCTCAAAGTCTCACACTTCCACTTACATCATGGGCACTATTGGTTATATAGACCCTGAATATGCCCGCACTTCCCGCCTGACTGAGAAGTCAGATGTTTACAGCTATGGGATTGTCCTACTCGAATTACTGACTGGAAGGAAACCTGTAGACAACGAATCCAATCTCCATCATCTG TATTTATATGCGTATCAGATTTTGTCCAAGACTGCCAATAACTCTGTCATGGAAACTGTTGATCCGGAGATCACTGATACATGCAAGGATCTTGGAGCAGTTAAGAAAGTTTTTCAGCTAGCCCTTCTATGCACAAAGAGACAACCGTCTGATCGACCAACCATGCATGAAGTGACCCGGGTTGTAGGAAGCCTAATGCCATTAGACACCCCACCAACAAAACAGCTGGCATCGATCCAACTGTCCAAAGTTACTTGCTACAAAGACGAGTATGTAAATCTCAAGACTCCACACTTAGTCAATTGCCCTTCAATGAGTACCTCACAAGGATCATGGAGAGGTCATATCTCTTGA
- the LOC108486636 gene encoding LRR receptor-like serine/threonine-protein kinase ERECTA isoform X1 → MMALSFCLELVFLVSLLCLNLAFGDSEDGATLLEIKKFFRDVDNVLYDWSDTPSSDYCVWRGVTCDNVTFNVVALNLSDLNLDGEISPAIGDLRDLLSLDLRGNRLSGQIPAEIGDCSSLKSLDLSFNELYGDIPFSISKLKQLEFLILKNNQLIGPIPSTLSQIPNLKVLDLAQNRLSGEIPRLIYWNEVLQYLGLRGNKLVGGLSPDMCQLTGLWYFDVRNNSLTGSIPQNIGNCTAFQVLDLSYNRLTGEIPFNIGFLQVATLSLQGNHLSGKIPSVIGLMQALAVLDLSSNKLNGPIPPILGNLTYTEKLYLHGNKLTGSIPPELGNMSKLHYLELDDNQLTGHIPPELGKLTELFDLNVANNNLEGPLPDNLSSCTNLNSLNVHGNKLNGTIPPAFERLESMTYLNLSSNNIKGSIPIELSRIGNLDTLDISNNEFNGSIPSSLGDLEHLLKLNLNRNHLAGVIPAEFANLRSVMEIDLSNNHLSGVIPREFMQLQNLFSLRLENNNLSGDVMSLVNCLSLTILNVSYNNLAGDIPTSNNFSRFLPDSFIGNPGLCGYCLSSPCHVSHPAEKAVISKAAILGIALGALVILLMILFAACRPHNPTPFPDGSLDKPTVTYSRPKLVILHMNMALHVYEDIMRMTENLSEKYVIGNGASSTVYKCVLKNCKPVAIKRLYSQYPQCLKEFETELETVGGIKHRNLVCLQGYSLSPSGNLLFYDYMENGSLWDFLHVSTKKKKLSWDMRLRIALGAAQGLAYLHHDCSPRIIHRDVKSSNILLDKDFEAHITDFGIAKSLCISKSHTSTYIMGTIGYIDPEYARTSRLTEKSDVYSYGIVLLELLTGRKPVDNESNLHHLYLYAYQILSKTANNSVMETVDPEITDTCKDLGAVKKVFQLALLCTKRQPSDRPTMHEVTRVVGSLMPLDTPPTKQLASIQLSKVTCYKDEYVNLKTPHLVNCPSMSTSQGSWRGHIS, encoded by the exons ATGATGGCATTGTCATTTTGTTTGGAGTTGGTCTTCTTGGTTTCTCTCTTATGCTTGAATTTGGCTTTTGGGGATTCAGAAGACG GAGCAACACTCTTAGAGATAAAGAAGTTCTTTAGGGATGTGGACAATGTCCTATATGACTGGTCGGATACACCATCTTCAGATTATTGTGTTTGGAGAGGGGTCACTTGCGACAATGTCACCTTCAATGTCGTTGCACT CAACCTATCAGACTTGAATCTTGATGGGGAAATCTCACCAGCCATTGGAGATCTCAGGGATCTTCTGTCTCT TGACCTTAGAGGAAATCGTCTGTCTGGACAAATCCCAGCTGAGATTGGTGATTGTTCATCTTTGAAAAGCCT GGATTTGTCATTTAATGAGTTATATGGAGACATACCGTTTTCAATCTCGAAACTGAAACAACTGGAATTTCT GATTTTGAAAAACAATCAGTTGATCGGACCAATACCTTCAACTCTGTCACAGATTCCAAACTTGAAAGTTTT GGACTTGGCACAAAATAGACTCAGTGGAGAAATTCCGAGGCTAATCTATTGGAATGAAGTGTTACAGTACCT TGGTTTGCGAGGAAACAAACTAGTTGGTGGGCTCTCTCCGGACATGTGCCAGCTAACTGGTTTATGGTACtt TGATGTACGGAACAACAGTTTGACTGGCAGCATTCCTCAGAATATAGGCAACTGTACAGCCTTCCAGGTCTT GGACCTGTCCTACAACCGGCTAACTGGGGAAATTCCATTCAATATTGGGTTCTTGCAAGTAGCTACATT ATCTCTGCAAGGTAATCATCTTTCGGGGAAGATCCCTTCTGTTATTGGTCTGATGCAGGCACTCGCTGTATT GGATTTAAGCAGCAACAAGTTAAATGGACCTATCCCTCCTATTTTGGGGAATCTGACCTACACTGAAAAATT ATATTTGCACGGTAACAAACTGACTGGGTCAATTCCCCCCGAACTGGGAAATATGTCGAAGCTGCACTATTT GGAACTGGATGATAATCAACTTACTGGGCATATTCCACCAGAACTTGGGAAGCTAACTGAGCTATTTGATCT GAATGTTGCTAATAACAACCTTGAAGGACCACTTCCCGATAATCTTAGCTCATGTACAAATCTCAACAGCCT TAATGTCCATGGCAACAAGTTGAATGGAACCATTCCACCTGCTTTTGAAAGGCTAGAGAGTATGACCTATCT AAATCTCTCCTCTAACAATATCAAGGGCTCTATACCAATTGAGCTCTCCCGAATTGGTAATTTAGATACTCT GGACATTTCTAACAACGAATTTAATGGCTCTATTCCTTCATCCCTTGGTGATTTGGAACACCTTCTAAAGCT GAATTTAAATCGGAATCATTTGGCCGGAGTCATTCCAGCAGAATTTGCTAATCTGAGAAGTGTTATGGAGAT AGACCTTTCAAATAATCATTTATCAGGTGTCATTCCTCGGGAATTCATGCAGCTTCAGAATTTGTTCTCATT GAGGCTTGAAAACAACAACTTATCCGGAGATGTGATGTCACTAGTCAACTGCCTTAGTCTTACAATCTT AAATGTGTCTTATAACAACCTTGCTGGTGATATTCCCACAAGCAATAACTTTTCAAGATTCTTGCCAGACAG CTTTATTGGAAATCCCGGGCTTTGTGGCTATTGTCTCTCTTCTCCATGCCATGTGTCTCATCCTGCGGAGAAAG CTGTAATCTCCAAAGCAGCAATCCTAGGCATTGCACTCGGTGCCCTTGTGATTCTTTTGATGATCTTGTTTGCTGCATGTCGCCCGCACAATCCTACGCCTTTTCCAGATGGATCGTTGGATAAGCCAA CAGTTACTTACTCGAGACCAAAATTGGTGATTCTTCACATGAATATGGCACTTCATGTATACGAGGACATCATGAGGATGACTGAGAATTTGAGTGAGAAGTATGTAATTGGCAATGGTGCATCAAGCACGGTCTATAAATGTGTCCTTAAGAATTGCAAGCCAGTTGCCATCAAGAGACTCTATTCGCAGTATCCACAGTGCTTGAAGGAGTTCGAGACAGAACTTGAAACAGTAGGGGGTATTAAACACCGAAATCTGGTCTGTCTTCAAGGATATTCACTCTCCCCTTCCGGGAATCTTCTCTTCTATGATTACATGGAAAATGGCAGTCTTTGGGATTTCCTCCATG TTTCTACCAAGAAGAAAAAGCTTAGTTGGGACATGCGTTTAAGGATAGCACTTGGAGCAGCGCAAGGGTTAGCGTATCTGCATCATGATTGTAGTCCCAGAATCATCCACAGGGATGTCAAGTCATCTAACATTCTGTTGGACAAGGATTTTGAGGCTCATATTACTGATTTTGGCATTGCGAAAAGCTTATGCATCTCAAAGTCTCACACTTCCACTTACATCATGGGCACTATTGGTTATATAGACCCTGAATATGCCCGCACTTCCCGCCTGACTGAGAAGTCAGATGTTTACAGCTATGGGATTGTCCTACTCGAATTACTGACTGGAAGGAAACCTGTAGACAACGAATCCAATCTCCATCATCTG TATTTATATGCGTATCAGATTTTGTCCAAGACTGCCAATAACTCTGTCATGGAAACTGTTGATCCGGAGATCACTGATACATGCAAGGATCTTGGAGCAGTTAAGAAAGTTTTTCAGCTAGCCCTTCTATGCACAAAGAGACAACCGTCTGATCGACCAACCATGCATGAAGTGACCCGGGTTGTAGGAAGCCTAATGCCATTAGACACCCCACCAACAAAACAGCTGGCATCGATCCAACTGTCCAAAGTTACTTGCTACAAAGACGAGTATGTAAATCTCAAGACTCCACACTTAGTCAATTGCCCTTCAATGAGTACCTCACAAGGATCATGGAGAGGTCATATCTCTTGA
- the LOC108486636 gene encoding LRR receptor-like serine/threonine-protein kinase ERECTA isoform X4, with product MMALSFCLELVFLVSLLCLNLAFGDSEDGATLLEIKKFFRDVDNVLYDWSDTPSSDYCVWRGVTCDNVTFNVVALNLSDLNLDGEISPAIGDLRDLLSLDLRGNRLSGQIPAEIGDCSSLKSLDLSFNELYGDIPFSISKLKQLEFLILKNNQLIGPIPSTLSQIPNLKVLDLAQNRLSGEIPRLIYWNEVLQYLGLRGNKLVGGLSPDMCQLTGLWYFDVRNNSLTGSIPQNIGNCTAFQVLDLSYNRLTGEIPFNIGFLQVATLSLQGNHLSGKIPSVIGLMQALAVLDLSSNKLNGPIPPILGNLTYTEKLYLHGNKLTGSIPPELGNMSKLHYLELDDNQLTGHIPPELGKLTELFDLNVANNNLEGPLPDNLSSCTNLNSLNVHGNKLNGTIPPAFERLESMTYLNLSSNNIKGSIPIELSRIGNLDTLDISNNEFNGSIPSSLGDLEHLLKLNLNRNHLAGVIPAEFANLRSVMEIDLSNNHLSGVIPREFMQLQNLFSLRLENNNLSGDVMSLVNCLSLTILNVSYNNLAGDIPTSNNFSRFLPDSFIGNPGLCGYCLSSPCHVSHPAEKAVISKAAILGIALGALVILLMILFAACRPHNPTPFPDGSLDKPITYSRPKLVILHMNMALHVYEDIMRMTENLSEKYVIGNGASSTVYKCVLKNCKPVAIKRLYSQYPQCLKEFETELETVGGIKHRNLVCLQGYSLSPSGNLLFYDYMENGSLWDFLHVSTKKKKLSWDMRLRIALGAAQGLAYLHHDCSPRIIHRDVKSSNILLDKDFEAHITDFGIAKSLCISKSHTSTYIMGTIGYIDPEYARTSRLTEKSDVYSYGIVLLELLTGRKPVDNESNLHHLILSKTANNSVMETVDPEITDTCKDLGAVKKVFQLALLCTKRQPSDRPTMHEVTRVVGSLMPLDTPPTKQLASIQLSKVTCYKDEYVNLKTPHLVNCPSMSTSQGSWRGHIS from the exons ATGATGGCATTGTCATTTTGTTTGGAGTTGGTCTTCTTGGTTTCTCTCTTATGCTTGAATTTGGCTTTTGGGGATTCAGAAGACG GAGCAACACTCTTAGAGATAAAGAAGTTCTTTAGGGATGTGGACAATGTCCTATATGACTGGTCGGATACACCATCTTCAGATTATTGTGTTTGGAGAGGGGTCACTTGCGACAATGTCACCTTCAATGTCGTTGCACT CAACCTATCAGACTTGAATCTTGATGGGGAAATCTCACCAGCCATTGGAGATCTCAGGGATCTTCTGTCTCT TGACCTTAGAGGAAATCGTCTGTCTGGACAAATCCCAGCTGAGATTGGTGATTGTTCATCTTTGAAAAGCCT GGATTTGTCATTTAATGAGTTATATGGAGACATACCGTTTTCAATCTCGAAACTGAAACAACTGGAATTTCT GATTTTGAAAAACAATCAGTTGATCGGACCAATACCTTCAACTCTGTCACAGATTCCAAACTTGAAAGTTTT GGACTTGGCACAAAATAGACTCAGTGGAGAAATTCCGAGGCTAATCTATTGGAATGAAGTGTTACAGTACCT TGGTTTGCGAGGAAACAAACTAGTTGGTGGGCTCTCTCCGGACATGTGCCAGCTAACTGGTTTATGGTACtt TGATGTACGGAACAACAGTTTGACTGGCAGCATTCCTCAGAATATAGGCAACTGTACAGCCTTCCAGGTCTT GGACCTGTCCTACAACCGGCTAACTGGGGAAATTCCATTCAATATTGGGTTCTTGCAAGTAGCTACATT ATCTCTGCAAGGTAATCATCTTTCGGGGAAGATCCCTTCTGTTATTGGTCTGATGCAGGCACTCGCTGTATT GGATTTAAGCAGCAACAAGTTAAATGGACCTATCCCTCCTATTTTGGGGAATCTGACCTACACTGAAAAATT ATATTTGCACGGTAACAAACTGACTGGGTCAATTCCCCCCGAACTGGGAAATATGTCGAAGCTGCACTATTT GGAACTGGATGATAATCAACTTACTGGGCATATTCCACCAGAACTTGGGAAGCTAACTGAGCTATTTGATCT GAATGTTGCTAATAACAACCTTGAAGGACCACTTCCCGATAATCTTAGCTCATGTACAAATCTCAACAGCCT TAATGTCCATGGCAACAAGTTGAATGGAACCATTCCACCTGCTTTTGAAAGGCTAGAGAGTATGACCTATCT AAATCTCTCCTCTAACAATATCAAGGGCTCTATACCAATTGAGCTCTCCCGAATTGGTAATTTAGATACTCT GGACATTTCTAACAACGAATTTAATGGCTCTATTCCTTCATCCCTTGGTGATTTGGAACACCTTCTAAAGCT GAATTTAAATCGGAATCATTTGGCCGGAGTCATTCCAGCAGAATTTGCTAATCTGAGAAGTGTTATGGAGAT AGACCTTTCAAATAATCATTTATCAGGTGTCATTCCTCGGGAATTCATGCAGCTTCAGAATTTGTTCTCATT GAGGCTTGAAAACAACAACTTATCCGGAGATGTGATGTCACTAGTCAACTGCCTTAGTCTTACAATCTT AAATGTGTCTTATAACAACCTTGCTGGTGATATTCCCACAAGCAATAACTTTTCAAGATTCTTGCCAGACAG CTTTATTGGAAATCCCGGGCTTTGTGGCTATTGTCTCTCTTCTCCATGCCATGTGTCTCATCCTGCGGAGAAAG CTGTAATCTCCAAAGCAGCAATCCTAGGCATTGCACTCGGTGCCCTTGTGATTCTTTTGATGATCTTGTTTGCTGCATGTCGCCCGCACAATCCTACGCCTTTTCCAGATGGATCGTTGGATAAGCCAA TTACTTACTCGAGACCAAAATTGGTGATTCTTCACATGAATATGGCACTTCATGTATACGAGGACATCATGAGGATGACTGAGAATTTGAGTGAGAAGTATGTAATTGGCAATGGTGCATCAAGCACGGTCTATAAATGTGTCCTTAAGAATTGCAAGCCAGTTGCCATCAAGAGACTCTATTCGCAGTATCCACAGTGCTTGAAGGAGTTCGAGACAGAACTTGAAACAGTAGGGGGTATTAAACACCGAAATCTGGTCTGTCTTCAAGGATATTCACTCTCCCCTTCCGGGAATCTTCTCTTCTATGATTACATGGAAAATGGCAGTCTTTGGGATTTCCTCCATG TTTCTACCAAGAAGAAAAAGCTTAGTTGGGACATGCGTTTAAGGATAGCACTTGGAGCAGCGCAAGGGTTAGCGTATCTGCATCATGATTGTAGTCCCAGAATCATCCACAGGGATGTCAAGTCATCTAACATTCTGTTGGACAAGGATTTTGAGGCTCATATTACTGATTTTGGCATTGCGAAAAGCTTATGCATCTCAAAGTCTCACACTTCCACTTACATCATGGGCACTATTGGTTATATAGACCCTGAATATGCCCGCACTTCCCGCCTGACTGAGAAGTCAGATGTTTACAGCTATGGGATTGTCCTACTCGAATTACTGACTGGAAGGAAACCTGTAGACAACGAATCCAATCTCCATCATCTG ATTTTGTCCAAGACTGCCAATAACTCTGTCATGGAAACTGTTGATCCGGAGATCACTGATACATGCAAGGATCTTGGAGCAGTTAAGAAAGTTTTTCAGCTAGCCCTTCTATGCACAAAGAGACAACCGTCTGATCGACCAACCATGCATGAAGTGACCCGGGTTGTAGGAAGCCTAATGCCATTAGACACCCCACCAACAAAACAGCTGGCATCGATCCAACTGTCCAAAGTTACTTGCTACAAAGACGAGTATGTAAATCTCAAGACTCCACACTTAGTCAATTGCCCTTCAATGAGTACCTCACAAGGATCATGGAGAGGTCATATCTCTTGA